A region of Pseudarthrobacter sp. NIBRBAC000502770 DNA encodes the following proteins:
- a CDS encoding isopenicillin N synthase family oxygenase: MSRDQGAIPVLDLSSARQPYGSFSPEFIEQLRHATHDVGFFQITGYGGRPGQAEELLDLVRQFFNLPLAERMKLDNRLSPHFRGYTRMGTEVTQGRADAREQIDYSPEREPVPDFPEDQPYWLLQGPNLWPDEAFPPLKPAAMEWADLMSEVGMELLRAIAVSLQLPEDYFDEPFRDTPAWMGKLVHYVGGVVEEAGDQGVGSHADYGFVTLLLQDGVGGLEVLPPGTSEWLPVEPLPGALVVNLGEMLEVATEGYLAATIHRVQAPPPGVDRYSVPFFWSPRLDAVIEPVPLAPGLKAAARGITDDPANPLLASFGLNMLKGRMRAHPDVTERHYPELLKQPGEP, from the coding sequence ATGTCACGCGACCAGGGAGCCATTCCTGTTCTGGATCTGAGTTCCGCACGGCAGCCCTACGGATCCTTCAGCCCGGAATTCATCGAGCAGCTGCGGCATGCCACCCATGACGTGGGCTTCTTCCAAATCACCGGCTACGGCGGGCGACCCGGCCAGGCTGAAGAGTTGCTGGACCTTGTGCGGCAGTTCTTCAACCTTCCCCTTGCCGAGCGGATGAAGCTGGACAACCGCCTGTCCCCGCACTTCCGCGGCTACACCCGCATGGGCACCGAAGTGACCCAGGGCCGGGCGGACGCGCGGGAGCAGATCGACTACTCCCCCGAGCGCGAACCGGTGCCGGACTTCCCGGAGGACCAGCCCTACTGGCTGCTGCAGGGGCCAAACCTCTGGCCCGACGAAGCGTTCCCCCCACTCAAGCCCGCCGCCATGGAATGGGCTGACCTCATGTCAGAGGTAGGGATGGAACTGCTGCGGGCCATCGCGGTTTCGCTCCAGTTGCCGGAGGACTACTTTGATGAACCCTTCCGGGACACCCCGGCGTGGATGGGCAAGCTGGTGCACTACGTGGGTGGTGTCGTGGAAGAAGCCGGCGACCAGGGCGTCGGCTCCCACGCCGATTACGGGTTCGTGACGCTCCTGCTGCAGGACGGCGTAGGCGGCCTTGAGGTCCTGCCGCCCGGTACCAGCGAATGGCTGCCGGTGGAGCCCCTGCCGGGTGCGCTGGTGGTGAACCTGGGTGAGATGCTGGAAGTGGCCACCGAGGGTTACCTGGCGGCCACCATCCACCGTGTCCAGGCCCCACCGCCGGGCGTGGACCGCTACTCGGTGCCGTTCTTCTGGTCACCACGGCTGGACGCTGTCATCGAGCCCGTTCCCCTTGCGCCTGGACTGAAAGCGGCGGCCCGCGGCATCACGGACGATCCCGCCAACCCGCTGCTGGCATCCTTCGGCCTGAACATGCTGAAGGGGCGCATGCGCGCGCACCCGGACGTTACCGAGCGGCATTATCCGGAATTGCTGAAGCAGCCGGGGGAGCCCTAA
- a CDS encoding DUF1990 family protein — protein MTDKATARLEYPGVGSTEEGSAPEGYDRVLQEVRLGTGLDTYRRVADGILAWELQRRAGLRVRADSPRAVPGAHVVSGFGVGPFRLPAPCQVVWVHDPVPGGIPQSAGFGYGTLPGHPARGEESFEVGIDGQAEVWLRIQAFSRPANWFYAAGGLVTRAAQRYVTSRYIEGARSLAAEGKSQ, from the coding sequence GTGACTGACAAGGCAACTGCCCGGCTCGAATACCCGGGAGTGGGAAGCACCGAAGAAGGGAGTGCCCCCGAAGGATACGACCGTGTCCTGCAGGAGGTCCGCCTGGGCACCGGGCTGGATACCTACCGGCGCGTGGCGGACGGCATCCTCGCCTGGGAACTGCAGCGGCGGGCGGGGCTCCGGGTCCGGGCCGACTCGCCCCGGGCCGTGCCGGGGGCACACGTGGTGAGCGGATTCGGCGTCGGGCCCTTCCGCCTGCCGGCACCCTGCCAGGTCGTGTGGGTCCATGATCCGGTGCCAGGCGGCATCCCGCAGTCCGCCGGTTTCGGCTATGGCACTTTGCCCGGCCACCCTGCCCGCGGGGAGGAATCCTTTGAAGTGGGGATCGACGGCCAGGCGGAGGTGTGGCTGCGGATCCAGGCCTTCAGCAGGCCCGCCAACTGGTTCTACGCCGCCGGCGGACTGGTGACCCGCGCGGCGCAGCGCTACGTTACTTCCCGGTACATTGAAGGGGCACGCAGTCTCGCCGCGGAAGGAAAATCCCAGTGA
- a CDS encoding MmcQ/YjbR family DNA-binding protein — protein MDPNALRTICLSFPGAYEDFPFGPETSVFKVRSRIAGGARHEAKLFALSSMDEDDFYVNLKCEPALAVQLRAVHPAITGAWHMNKTHWNGVRLDGSLPDGMVRDMVEDSYDLVVAGLSRKQQEQLGWARLGKAGSSD, from the coding sequence ATGGACCCCAACGCGCTGCGGACAATCTGCCTTTCGTTTCCCGGCGCCTACGAGGATTTTCCGTTCGGACCGGAAACGTCGGTCTTCAAAGTGCGGTCCCGCATCGCCGGGGGCGCCCGCCACGAGGCGAAGCTGTTTGCCCTGTCATCCATGGACGAGGACGACTTCTACGTGAACCTGAAGTGCGAACCGGCCCTTGCCGTGCAGCTGCGGGCAGTGCATCCGGCGATTACCGGCGCGTGGCACATGAACAAGACCCACTGGAACGGTGTCCGCCTTGACGGATCGCTGCCGGACGGGATGGTCCGGGACATGGTGGAGGACTCGTACGACCTGGTGGTGGCAGGCTTGAGCCGGAAGCAGCAGGAGCAACTGGGGTGGGCACGCCTCGGGAAGGCAGGCAGCAGTGACTGA
- a CDS encoding CoA-binding protein, with translation MGHTNDPAVIERLMRTKGRWAIVGLTTNEWRSAYDVSLLIRDRLGMDIIPVNLPGDPVHGEPGYRTLADIPAEKRPIDVVDCFVNSQKVGSVVDQAIAVGAKAVWLQLGVIDEAAAERAKAAGLDVVMNACPAQVAWKYGL, from the coding sequence ATGGGCCACACGAACGATCCTGCAGTCATTGAACGGCTTATGCGAACCAAGGGCCGATGGGCCATTGTGGGCCTGACCACCAATGAGTGGCGCTCAGCCTATGATGTTTCGCTGTTGATCCGCGACCGGCTGGGCATGGACATCATCCCCGTCAACCTGCCAGGGGATCCGGTCCACGGCGAACCGGGGTACCGCACCCTGGCGGACATTCCGGCGGAAAAGCGGCCCATCGACGTCGTGGATTGCTTTGTGAATTCACAGAAGGTGGGCAGCGTGGTTGACCAGGCTATTGCTGTGGGTGCCAAGGCTGTGTGGCTGCAACTGGGCGTTATTGACGAAGCGGCGGCGGAGCGCGCCAAGGCGGCCGGCCTCGATGTGGTGATGAACGCCTGCCCCGCCCAGGTTGCCTGGAAATACGGGCTTTAG